One region of Vibrio pelagius genomic DNA includes:
- a CDS encoding outer membrane protein transport protein — protein MTNNTRLFKKSLLAATITTITLASSQAMAAGFQLNAQSATGIGRAFAGDAVIADNASVMARNPAAMALFDKTELSLGFETITSMIEVKDASYTTGGGTLPVGDVDDVGDTSVAPNIHLIVPVNDKFAWGVNAYSNFGTKTEFSDDYLASEYGGLTDVMSINLGVAGSYRLNDQWSFGAGLDVIYGEGTMKRTAGAGFGPSAGTALLDVDGATGWAVGFNVGTVYELDENNRFGLSYRYSPEFTAEDDYGQEITLPLPDMAEFSGFHKIEDTKFAVHYSVQWIGWSAFDSIDFENLDPTQSTLAYALSGGTGSYQKDYKWQDGWHYAIGGTYYLNTDWTLRAGYMYDTSAQDSLTSISVPDSDRQWFSAGFTYHIDTASNVDFGFTYLLGDDTSVNESLGVTSISATTHADAILLGLQYSRSF, from the coding sequence ATGACAAACAACACGCGTCTGTTTAAAAAGTCTCTCTTGGCAGCGACAATTACGACAATTACACTCGCCTCTTCACAAGCAATGGCAGCAGGTTTCCAACTTAACGCACAATCAGCAACAGGTATCGGCCGTGCTTTCGCTGGTGATGCAGTAATCGCAGATAACGCGTCAGTAATGGCACGTAACCCAGCAGCAATGGCGCTGTTTGACAAAACTGAGCTTTCTCTTGGTTTTGAAACAATTACTTCGATGATTGAGGTAAAAGATGCCTCTTACACTACAGGTGGCGGTACTTTGCCTGTTGGTGATGTAGATGATGTCGGTGACACTTCTGTTGCACCAAACATCCATTTGATTGTTCCTGTGAACGATAAGTTTGCTTGGGGTGTTAATGCTTACTCTAACTTCGGTACTAAGACTGAGTTTTCTGATGATTACTTAGCAAGTGAATATGGCGGCTTGACAGATGTAATGAGCATCAACCTAGGTGTTGCTGGTTCATACCGTCTAAATGATCAATGGAGTTTCGGTGCTGGTCTTGATGTGATCTACGGTGAAGGAACAATGAAGCGAACTGCTGGTGCAGGTTTCGGTCCATCTGCAGGCACAGCACTACTTGACGTTGATGGCGCAACAGGTTGGGCTGTAGGCTTCAATGTTGGTACCGTTTATGAGTTAGATGAAAACAACAGATTTGGTCTTTCTTACCGCTATAGTCCTGAATTCACAGCAGAAGATGATTACGGACAGGAAATAACCCTGCCGTTGCCAGATATGGCTGAGTTCTCGGGCTTCCACAAAATTGAAGATACCAAATTTGCCGTTCACTACTCAGTACAATGGATTGGTTGGAGTGCTTTTGATTCAATCGATTTTGAAAACTTAGATCCGACGCAATCGACATTAGCTTACGCACTAAGTGGAGGTACTGGCTCATACCAGAAAGACTACAAATGGCAAGATGGCTGGCATTACGCTATCGGTGGTACTTACTACTTGAACACAGATTGGACTCTACGTGCTGGTTACATGTATGACACAAGCGCTCAGGATAGCTTAACATCAATCTCTGTACCAGACTCTGACCGCCAATGGTTCTCTGCAGGCTTTACTTACCACATCGACACAGCATCTAACGTCGACTTTGGCTTCACTTACTTACTAGGTGATGATACGAGTGTAAACGAAAGTCTTGGTGTGACATCTATCTCAGCAACGACACACGCAGATGCAATTCTACTAGGTCTACAATACAGCCGCAGCTTCTAA
- a CDS encoding DUF3379 domain-containing protein: MDDLEFRRRILSEPKQRNQDIMDAATNSEANSKFLDDVLALDKQIHSAMNVDVPDDLADRILFNQTSYEESKVVKPTFARRAMAMAASVAFVAGLLVGQINWGNALVSPAQASLADTALKHVVTEKPFVEVLDENVSSEQINTKMNPFAFQFDDTFPYHVYYLNHCGFGKSNAMHMVFQGEKGKVTLFLTGIPSDKSQNFEEDGMSGSITPIDDSSLILVGMEGEDVDKIAEKLSKMIKPMS; encoded by the coding sequence ATGGATGATTTAGAATTCCGTCGTCGTATATTGTCGGAACCGAAACAACGAAATCAAGACATCATGGATGCTGCAACAAACAGTGAGGCCAACAGTAAATTCTTGGATGATGTTCTTGCTCTCGATAAGCAAATTCATTCAGCCATGAACGTCGATGTGCCTGACGATCTTGCCGATCGCATCTTGTTCAATCAAACCTCTTATGAAGAGAGTAAAGTGGTTAAGCCTACTTTTGCTCGCCGTGCAATGGCAATGGCCGCATCGGTTGCGTTTGTCGCTGGGTTACTCGTGGGACAGATAAATTGGGGCAATGCACTTGTGTCCCCTGCTCAAGCGAGCTTAGCGGATACGGCTCTGAAACATGTGGTCACTGAAAAGCCGTTTGTTGAAGTATTGGATGAGAATGTATCGTCTGAGCAAATCAATACTAAGATGAACCCATTCGCGTTCCAATTTGATGATACTTTCCCATATCACGTCTATTACCTAAACCACTGCGGCTTTGGTAAATCCAATGCCATGCACATGGTATTCCAAGGCGAAAAAGGCAAAGTCACGCTGTTTTTAACGGGGATACCTTCAGACAAAAGCCAAAACTTCGAAGAAGATGGCATGTCTGGTTCTATTACCCCTATCGATGACAGCAGTTTGATACTCGTTGGCATGGAAGGTGAAGATGTCGACAAAATTGCAGAAAAGTTATCTAAAATGATCAAACCGATGAGCTAA
- a CDS encoding sigma-70 family RNA polymerase sigma factor, with protein MFGKKTAKRPVNSDMDKQRKYEALVRAYHRDLFRYAYWLCKDKSIAEDLVQETCLRAWKSLDSLQDEKAAKSWLITILRRENARRFERKQFDLVDIDDHGNDAKVSDDPHHQHQWLQAQIMKLDVDYREPLFLQVIGGFSGEEIAEVLELNKNTVMTRLFRARNQLKEMLDSEEAERGQHNG; from the coding sequence ATGTTTGGAAAGAAAACTGCCAAGCGTCCGGTCAACTCTGATATGGACAAACAAAGAAAATACGAAGCGCTCGTGCGTGCTTATCATCGAGACCTATTTCGCTACGCCTATTGGTTATGCAAAGACAAAAGCATTGCCGAAGATCTAGTGCAGGAAACTTGCCTAAGGGCTTGGAAGTCACTAGACAGCCTACAAGATGAAAAGGCAGCGAAATCATGGCTAATCACGATTTTACGCCGCGAAAACGCCCGACGTTTTGAACGCAAACAGTTTGATCTGGTTGATATTGATGACCACGGCAACGATGCTAAAGTCAGTGATGACCCACATCACCAGCACCAGTGGCTTCAAGCCCAGATCATGAAATTAGACGTTGATTACCGTGAACCTCTTTTTCTTCAGGTGATCGGTGGTTTCAGTGGTGAAGAGATCGCAGAGGTCTTGGAGCTAAATAAAAATACGGTAATGACACGATTATTTAGGGCGCGAAACCAGCTCAAAGAGATGTTGGATTCAGAAGAGGCAGAAAGGGGGCAACATAATGGATGA
- the fadI gene encoding acetyl-CoA C-acyltransferase FadI, whose product MGKQEVKTRSGERVAVVAGLRTPFARQSTEFSQVPAVDLGKMVVSEMLARTDIDPALIEQVVFGQVVQMPEAPNIAREIVLGTGMNIHTDAYSVTRACATSFQAAANVAESIMAGTIDVGIAGGADSSSVLPIGVSKKLAANLLALSKTKTLGQKLKILKSLSVKDLMPVPPAVAEYSTGLSMGQTAEQMAKTHGISREEQDALAHRSHSLASQAWKDGKIQDEVMTAFPAPYKKYISEDNNIRHESTLEGYAKLRPAFDRKYGSVTAANATPLTDGAAAVMLMREGKAKELGLEVMGYIRGFAFSAIGVETDMLMGPTYATSKVLENTGLELSDLTLIDMHEAFAAQALANVKMFASDEFAQQNLGRGKAIGEIDMDKFNVLGGSIAYGHPFAATGARMMTQTLRELKRRGGGLALNTACAAGGLGAAMILEVE is encoded by the coding sequence ATGGGCAAACAGGAAGTCAAAACTCGTTCGGGAGAGCGTGTTGCCGTTGTCGCTGGATTACGAACCCCATTCGCTCGCCAAAGTACAGAATTTAGTCAAGTGCCTGCGGTAGATCTAGGAAAAATGGTCGTGAGCGAAATGCTTGCGAGAACAGATATTGACCCTGCGCTGATTGAGCAGGTGGTATTTGGTCAAGTGGTTCAAATGCCAGAAGCGCCAAATATCGCGCGTGAAATTGTGCTGGGTACAGGAATGAACATTCACACAGACGCTTACAGTGTGACGCGTGCCTGTGCGACAAGTTTTCAAGCCGCGGCTAATGTTGCAGAAAGTATCATGGCAGGCACCATTGATGTGGGCATTGCGGGTGGTGCAGATTCGTCATCTGTGCTACCGATTGGTGTGTCGAAGAAACTTGCGGCTAACCTGCTTGCTCTGAGCAAAACCAAAACGCTAGGCCAAAAACTAAAAATACTAAAAAGCCTATCAGTGAAAGATTTAATGCCAGTTCCACCAGCGGTCGCTGAGTATTCTACCGGCTTGTCGATGGGACAAACGGCTGAACAGATGGCAAAAACGCATGGTATTTCGCGTGAAGAACAGGATGCGCTCGCTCACCGTTCACACTCTCTCGCTTCTCAAGCATGGAAAGACGGCAAGATCCAAGATGAAGTGATGACAGCTTTCCCTGCACCTTATAAGAAGTACATCTCAGAAGACAACAATATTCGCCATGAATCAACGCTAGAGGGCTACGCCAAACTGCGTCCAGCCTTTGACCGTAAATACGGCAGTGTGACGGCAGCAAACGCGACACCACTAACCGATGGTGCAGCAGCGGTTATGTTAATGCGCGAAGGCAAAGCAAAAGAGCTTGGCTTAGAAGTGATGGGCTACATTCGTGGTTTCGCTTTCTCAGCAATCGGTGTTGAGACCGACATGCTAATGGGGCCAACTTACGCGACTTCAAAAGTGCTAGAGAATACAGGGTTAGAGCTGTCTGATCTGACGCTTATCGATATGCACGAAGCGTTTGCAGCACAAGCTCTGGCGAACGTGAAAATGTTTGCAAGTGATGAATTTGCTCAGCAAAACCTTGGTCGAGGTAAAGCGATTGGTGAAATCGATATGGACAAGTTCAACGTTCTCGGTGGTTCCATCGCTTATGGTCACCCATTTGCCGCAACTGGGGCACGTATGATGACGCAGACTCTGCGTGAACTGAAACGTCGTGGTGGTGGTTTAGCGTTGAATACAGCGTGTGCCGCTGGTGGTCTAGGTGCAGCAATGATCTTGGAGGTAGAGTAA
- the fadJ gene encoding fatty acid oxidation complex subunit alpha FadJ has translation MSNNAEVNTENEVAINNESAPASAEEAFSLSIDDQNIAWLAIDVPNEKMNTLQAAFAEEMKSIFEQLKEKQNSVKGLIVHSLKPDNFIAGADVRMLDACTSASEAESLARQGQEMFQELSDLPYPVVAAIHGPCLGGGLELALACDYRVCTDSDKTRLGLPEVQLGLLPGSGGTQRLPRLIGLLPSLDLILTGKQLRAKKANKLGVVDACVPETILLKVAQDFVEKNSGSKKGKRLASKSQASTKEKLISRNGLGRKVIFEQAAKKTNQKTRGNYPAADAILDVIRYGLEHGFDKGLKYEAQRFSELVMSEESKALRSIFFATTEMKKEHGADAEPNRVNRVGVLGGGLMGAGISHVTVAKAKVPVRIKDVSNDGVLNALNYNYKLFNKQKKRRILSRAGLESKMLQLSGGIDFTSFNHIDVVIEAVFEDLDLKQKMVADIEENAKPETIFATNTSSLPIHKIAEKAARPENVVGLHYFSPAEKMPLVEVIPHEGTSDQTISTVVALAKKQGKTPIVVKDKAGFYVNRILAPYMNEAAHLLLANEPIEKLDSALLDFGFPVGPITLLDEVGVDIGAKIMPILVNELGDRFQGPDVFDVLLNDDRKGRKSGKGFYTYKGKKKEVDKSVYKLLKLQPDPKLSDNDIAMRCVLPMLNEAVRCLDEGIIRSPRDGDIGAIFGIGFPPFLGGPFRYMDQIGVKSLVEMMNDFAVKYGDRFAPCDGLLTRAGLDEPFYNTNHSK, from the coding sequence ATGTCTAATAATGCTGAAGTGAACACAGAAAACGAAGTTGCTATCAATAATGAGTCAGCTCCAGCGTCAGCAGAGGAGGCGTTCTCGCTGAGCATCGATGACCAAAACATCGCTTGGTTAGCGATTGATGTTCCAAATGAAAAAATGAACACGCTACAGGCCGCCTTTGCTGAAGAGATGAAGAGCATCTTTGAACAACTCAAAGAGAAGCAAAATAGCGTTAAAGGTTTGATTGTTCACTCTTTGAAACCTGACAACTTCATTGCCGGCGCCGATGTTCGAATGCTAGACGCGTGCACCAGTGCCAGTGAAGCTGAATCGTTAGCAAGACAAGGCCAGGAGATGTTCCAAGAGCTGTCTGACTTGCCATATCCGGTAGTGGCTGCGATTCACGGCCCATGTCTAGGTGGTGGTCTAGAGCTCGCTCTGGCGTGTGACTACCGAGTTTGTACTGATTCCGATAAAACCCGTTTAGGTCTTCCAGAGGTGCAGCTTGGTTTGTTACCGGGTTCTGGCGGCACGCAACGTTTGCCTCGTTTAATCGGCTTATTACCATCGCTGGATCTTATTTTAACGGGTAAGCAGTTACGTGCGAAAAAGGCGAACAAGCTAGGTGTTGTTGATGCTTGTGTGCCTGAAACTATTCTATTGAAAGTCGCGCAAGACTTCGTTGAGAAGAACTCTGGTAGCAAGAAGGGCAAACGCCTTGCGTCGAAGAGCCAAGCTTCGACCAAAGAGAAATTGATTTCGCGTAACGGTTTGGGCCGTAAGGTTATTTTCGAACAGGCTGCGAAGAAGACCAACCAGAAAACACGCGGTAATTACCCAGCGGCTGACGCGATTCTTGACGTGATTCGTTATGGTCTAGAGCACGGTTTCGATAAAGGTTTGAAATATGAAGCGCAGCGTTTCTCTGAACTGGTAATGAGTGAGGAGTCTAAAGCGCTACGCTCTATTTTCTTCGCAACAACAGAAATGAAGAAAGAGCATGGTGCCGATGCTGAGCCAAATCGCGTTAACCGTGTGGGTGTGTTAGGTGGCGGCCTAATGGGTGCGGGTATCAGTCACGTAACAGTTGCCAAAGCTAAGGTGCCAGTTCGTATTAAAGATGTATCGAACGATGGTGTTCTGAACGCTCTGAATTACAACTACAAGTTGTTCAACAAGCAGAAAAAGCGCCGTATCCTGAGTCGCGCAGGTCTGGAAAGCAAAATGCTCCAGCTGTCAGGTGGAATAGATTTTACCAGCTTCAACCATATTGATGTGGTGATCGAGGCTGTATTCGAAGATCTAGATCTTAAGCAGAAGATGGTCGCGGATATCGAAGAAAACGCCAAGCCTGAAACCATCTTTGCCACTAACACCTCGTCTCTACCGATCCATAAGATTGCTGAGAAAGCAGCGCGTCCTGAGAATGTTGTTGGTCTTCACTACTTCAGCCCAGCAGAAAAAATGCCGTTGGTTGAAGTTATTCCTCATGAAGGCACGTCAGATCAGACAATCTCAACAGTGGTTGCTTTAGCCAAGAAGCAAGGCAAAACGCCTATCGTGGTAAAAGATAAAGCGGGTTTTTACGTAAACCGCATTCTGGCGCCATACATGAACGAAGCAGCTCACCTTTTGCTAGCGAATGAGCCTATCGAAAAGCTCGACAGTGCGCTGCTTGATTTCGGCTTTCCAGTAGGACCAATTACTCTACTAGACGAAGTGGGCGTAGATATCGGCGCGAAAATCATGCCGATCCTAGTCAATGAGTTGGGTGACCGCTTCCAAGGTCCTGATGTGTTCGATGTTCTACTGAACGATGACCGTAAAGGCCGCAAGAGCGGTAAGGGTTTCTACACTTACAAAGGTAAGAAGAAAGAGGTCGACAAGTCAGTCTACAAACTTCTGAAACTTCAGCCTGATCCTAAGTTGAGTGATAACGATATCGCGATGCGTTGCGTGTTACCAATGCTAAATGAAGCGGTTCGCTGTCTCGATGAAGGCATAATTCGCAGCCCACGTGATGGCGACATCGGTGCTATCTTCGGTATCGGTTTCCCTCCGTTCCTAGGTGGTCCGTTCCGTTACATGGATCAAATTGGCGTGAAGTCGCTGGTTGAGATGATGAACGACTTTGCTGTGAAGTACGGCGATCGTTTCGCTCCGTGTGATGGTCTACTGACTCGCGCCGGTCTGGATGAGCCGTTCTATAATACCAATCACAGTAAGTAA
- a CDS encoding insulinase family protein, whose translation MHLSPNDEHQYRYLTLDNGLRVLLVHDQHAQKAAAALAVNVGHFDDPNDREGLAHYLEHMLFLGTEKYPKVGEFQSFINQHGGSNNAWTGTEHTCFFFDVELDAFENALDRFSQFFTAPLFNEEALDKERQAVDSEYKMKLNDDSRRLYQVSKELVNPAHPFAKFSVGNIETLGDRNEQTIRQEILDFHQQQYSADLMTLTLSGNQPLDHMQSWVEKRFSSIVNHQRQGKKVDISIVGPESTGVQVFVEPIKEIRKLILTFPMPSMDEHYSIKPLSFFAHLLGYEGEGSLMMQLKEKGWITSLSAGGGASGSNYRDFTVSCSLSVEGLTKVDEITQAVFQYIKLIEKEGMQEWRYLEKRAVLESAFRFQEPARPMDVVSHLVMNMQHYPEQDVVYGDYKMECYDEALQRSLLKHFTVENMRSTLVAHGLEYDRQAKWYFTPYSVRPFTKEQKQAFQRINPGWEFELPGKNPFICYDLDPAELEEHKTHPTLLQELDGFKLWHLQDTEFRVPKGVVYVAIDSPHSVASPRNIVKTRLCVEMFLDSLEKETYQAEIAGMGYNMYTHQGGVTLTISGFSRKQPQLLNMILERFASRQFSPTRFETIKSQLLRSWSNASQDRPISQLFNAMTGLLQPNNPPYSVLIEALETIEVDELSSFVQAILAELHVEMFVYGDWRQDDALQMAESLKDALRVKDQAYEESLRPLVMLGENGSFQREVVCNQDDSAIVVYYQCPDISPQSIALYSLANHLMSATFFHEIRTKQQLGYMVGTGNMPLNRHPGIVLYVQSPNAAPVDLIASIDEFLNAFYMVLLELNDYQWHSSKRGLWNQISTPDTTLRGRAQRLWVAIGNKDTDFNQRERVLEELKELTRSDMIRFVVNQLKPRTANRLVMHAQGNAHQEEPPLSMGVEIGSIEEFQLRPKDTELG comes from the coding sequence GTGCATCTAAGCCCAAACGACGAACACCAATACCGCTATTTAACGCTTGATAATGGCTTAAGAGTGTTACTTGTTCATGACCAACACGCTCAAAAAGCCGCCGCCGCATTAGCGGTCAATGTCGGGCACTTCGATGACCCAAATGATCGAGAAGGTTTGGCTCATTACCTAGAGCATATGCTTTTTTTAGGAACTGAAAAGTATCCAAAGGTCGGAGAGTTCCAAAGTTTTATTAACCAACATGGTGGCAGCAATAATGCTTGGACTGGTACCGAACATACCTGTTTCTTTTTCGATGTTGAACTCGATGCGTTTGAAAATGCGCTCGACCGCTTCAGCCAGTTCTTTACCGCGCCGTTATTCAATGAAGAAGCGCTGGATAAAGAGCGCCAAGCGGTTGATTCTGAGTACAAAATGAAGCTCAATGACGACTCACGACGCCTCTATCAAGTGAGCAAAGAGTTAGTCAACCCGGCTCACCCTTTCGCCAAGTTTTCGGTCGGTAACATTGAAACGCTCGGAGATAGAAATGAACAAACCATTCGCCAAGAGATTCTGGACTTCCACCAGCAACAATATTCCGCCGATTTAATGACGCTTACCTTGTCGGGTAATCAACCTCTTGATCACATGCAGAGTTGGGTTGAGAAAAGGTTCAGCAGCATTGTCAATCATCAGCGACAAGGGAAAAAAGTCGACATTTCAATTGTAGGTCCAGAGAGCACGGGCGTTCAGGTGTTTGTCGAACCAATTAAAGAGATCCGCAAACTGATATTGACCTTCCCAATGCCAAGCATGGATGAGCATTACAGCATTAAGCCCCTCTCCTTCTTTGCACATTTACTCGGCTATGAGGGCGAAGGCAGCCTGATGATGCAGTTGAAAGAGAAAGGTTGGATCACTTCGCTTTCTGCCGGCGGTGGAGCCAGTGGCAGTAACTATCGTGATTTCACGGTGAGCTGTTCACTCTCTGTCGAAGGTTTAACCAAAGTTGATGAGATCACCCAAGCGGTATTTCAATACATTAAGCTGATTGAAAAAGAGGGTATGCAGGAGTGGCGCTACCTTGAAAAACGCGCGGTTCTAGAATCAGCATTCCGCTTCCAAGAGCCTGCTCGTCCAATGGATGTTGTTAGCCATCTTGTGATGAACATGCAACACTATCCAGAGCAGGACGTAGTCTACGGCGACTACAAAATGGAATGTTACGATGAAGCATTACAGCGCTCTTTACTCAAGCATTTCACTGTTGAAAACATGCGTTCAACCTTGGTTGCTCATGGGCTTGAGTACGATCGTCAAGCAAAATGGTATTTCACTCCTTACTCGGTGCGGCCTTTTACTAAGGAACAGAAACAAGCTTTCCAACGCATTAACCCTGGATGGGAGTTTGAATTACCGGGCAAAAACCCATTCATCTGCTATGACTTAGATCCTGCAGAGCTTGAAGAGCACAAAACTCACCCAACTCTTCTGCAAGAGCTAGACGGATTTAAACTGTGGCACCTACAAGACACCGAATTTCGCGTTCCTAAAGGTGTGGTTTACGTCGCGATCGATAGCCCTCACTCTGTGGCAAGTCCTAGGAACATTGTTAAGACGCGATTATGCGTCGAAATGTTCTTAGATTCACTCGAAAAAGAGACATATCAAGCTGAAATTGCCGGAATGGGATACAACATGTATACCCATCAAGGCGGCGTAACACTGACGATTTCTGGCTTTAGCCGTAAGCAACCGCAGCTTCTGAATATGATTCTGGAGCGTTTTGCATCTCGCCAGTTCAGCCCTACTCGCTTTGAAACGATTAAGAGCCAACTGCTTAGAAGCTGGAGCAACGCGTCGCAAGATCGCCCTATCTCGCAGCTATTTAACGCGATGACTGGGTTGCTGCAACCGAACAACCCACCCTACTCGGTGTTAATTGAAGCGTTAGAAACCATCGAAGTGGATGAGCTCTCGTCATTCGTGCAAGCCATCTTAGCCGAACTGCATGTCGAAATGTTTGTTTACGGTGACTGGCGTCAAGACGATGCCTTGCAGATGGCAGAATCACTGAAAGATGCGCTAAGAGTCAAAGACCAAGCGTACGAAGAGTCATTGCGACCACTGGTTATGCTTGGGGAAAATGGCAGTTTCCAACGCGAAGTAGTGTGCAACCAAGACGATTCTGCGATTGTGGTTTACTACCAATGTCCTGACATTTCGCCACAAAGCATCGCGCTCTACTCTTTGGCTAACCATTTGATGTCGGCCACCTTCTTCCATGAAATTCGCACCAAGCAGCAGCTTGGGTATATGGTTGGTACTGGCAACATGCCACTCAACCGCCACCCCGGTATCGTGCTCTATGTACAATCACCTAATGCCGCCCCTGTTGACCTGATTGCATCCATCGACGAGTTTCTTAATGCTTTCTACATGGTGCTGTTAGAGCTCAATGATTATCAATGGCACAGCAGTAAGCGCGGGCTTTGGAATCAGATATCGACACCTGACACAACATTACGTGGTCGTGCTCAGCGCCTGTGGGTCGCAATAGGCAATAAAGATACCGACTTCAACCAGCGTGAACGTGTACTGGAAGAGCTAAAAGAGTTAACACGTAGCGACATGATTCGTTTTGTGGTTAACCAACTCAAACCACGCACCGCAAACCGTTTGGTTATGCATGCTCAGGGCAACGCTCATCAAGAAGAACCACCGCTGTCTATGGGCGTTGAGATTGGCTCTATTGAAGAGTTCCAGCTGCGCCCGAAAGATACAGAACTCGGTTAA
- the sixA gene encoding phosphohistidine phosphatase SixA, which yields MKVFIMRHGEAEHFANSDAERALTKRGKKLSLAVAQAAAEQGVTHFDKVLISPYLRAQETWLEISEVFSGNKVETSEDITPYGDSAQVFDYTIAMAEVENLESVLFVSHLPLVGYLTAEFATGMTPPMFPTSGLVCIDFDLETKKGELAWNINP from the coding sequence ATGAAAGTATTCATTATGCGTCACGGTGAAGCAGAGCATTTTGCAAACTCAGATGCAGAACGAGCGCTCACTAAGCGTGGTAAGAAGTTATCGCTTGCAGTAGCCCAAGCTGCCGCAGAACAAGGCGTAACTCATTTTGATAAAGTATTGATCAGCCCATACTTGAGAGCGCAAGAGACTTGGTTAGAGATCTCGGAAGTGTTTTCTGGCAATAAGGTAGAAACGAGCGAAGACATCACGCCTTACGGTGATTCTGCACAGGTCTTCGATTACACCATTGCAATGGCTGAGGTTGAAAATCTGGAGAGTGTGCTGTTTGTGTCGCACTTGCCACTGGTGGGCTATTTAACAGCAGAGTTTGCCACTGGTATGACGCCACCTATGTTCCCAACGTCGGGATTGGTCTGTATCGACTTTGATTTAGAGACCAAAAAAGGTGAGCTAGCTTGGAATATTAACCCTTAA
- the smrB gene encoding endonuclease SmrB, whose translation MSKKDTDLDDDFALFSEAVKGVKKLQQDTIIQQPKRNTKQKEITRTARQASDSEFYFSDEFIPHLSEDGPTRYARDDVSKYEVKRLRRGVYVPDVYLDMHGMTQQEAKRELGAMIAHCVKEGVSCASVQHGIGKHILKEKVPLWLAQHPDVLAFHQAPLEFGGNGALLVLLSIPEK comes from the coding sequence ATGAGCAAAAAAGACACCGATCTCGATGACGATTTCGCCCTGTTCAGTGAAGCAGTAAAGGGCGTTAAAAAGTTGCAACAGGATACCATAATCCAGCAGCCAAAAAGAAATACCAAACAAAAAGAAATTACGCGAACAGCCAGACAAGCCAGTGACAGCGAGTTTTATTTTTCGGACGAGTTCATCCCTCACCTAAGTGAAGATGGCCCGACACGTTACGCGCGTGATGATGTGTCTAAATACGAAGTGAAAAGACTGCGTCGTGGTGTCTATGTACCGGATGTCTATCTCGATATGCATGGCATGACTCAACAAGAAGCCAAACGTGAACTAGGCGCAATGATTGCTCACTGTGTGAAAGAGGGCGTCTCTTGTGCTTCTGTGCAGCACGGTATTGGTAAGCATATTCTAAAAGAGAAAGTACCATTGTGGCTTGCTCAGCATCCAGATGTGCTTGCGTTCCACCAAGCTCCATTGGAGTTCGGTGGTAATGGCGCACTACTCGTTCTACTCTCTATTCCTGAGAAGTAA
- the prmB gene encoding 50S ribosomal protein L3 N(5)-glutamine methyltransferase: MDKIFVEEAVSELHTLQDVIRWTVSRFNAAGLFYGHGTDNAWDEAVQLILPTLYLPIDVPSHVLNSRLTSSERLRIVERVIKRINERTPTAYLTNKAWFCGLEFFVDERVLVPRSPIGELIEAQFQPWLTEEPTRIMDLCTGSGCIAIACAHAFPEAEVDAIDISTDALQVAEQNVQDHGMEQQVFPIRSDLFRDLPKEKYNLIVSNPPYVDEEDMNSLPDEFTHEPELGLAAGTDGLKLVRRILANAPDYLTDEGILICEVGNSMVHMMEQYPHIPFTWIEFENGGHGVFMITRAQMLEHADEFSIYKD; the protein is encoded by the coding sequence TTGGATAAGATTTTTGTAGAAGAAGCGGTATCAGAACTACACACGCTTCAAGATGTGATTCGTTGGACTGTTAGCCGCTTTAATGCAGCGGGCCTATTTTATGGTCACGGCACAGATAATGCGTGGGATGAGGCGGTACAACTTATTTTACCAACCCTTTATCTGCCGATTGACGTTCCTTCGCACGTATTGAACTCTCGCCTAACCAGCAGTGAGCGTCTACGTATCGTTGAGCGTGTTATTAAACGAATCAATGAGCGCACACCGACTGCTTACCTAACCAACAAAGCGTGGTTCTGTGGCCTTGAATTCTTCGTTGATGAGCGTGTACTAGTGCCGCGTTCTCCAATTGGCGAGCTGATCGAAGCGCAATTCCAGCCGTGGCTGACTGAAGAGCCAACTCGCATCATGGACCTATGCACTGGCAGTGGTTGTATTGCGATTGCTTGTGCACATGCATTCCCTGAAGCGGAAGTGGATGCGATTGATATCTCAACTGACGCACTGCAAGTGGCTGAACAGAACGTTCAAGATCACGGTATGGAGCAGCAAGTGTTCCCAATCCGTTCAGATCTGTTCCGCGATCTGCCAAAAGAGAAGTACAACCTGATCGTATCGAACCCACCATACGTGGATGAAGAAGATATGAACAGCCTGCCAGATGAGTTCACTCATGAGCCTGAGCTAGGTCTAGCTGCGGGTACTGACGGTCTGAAGCTGGTTCGTCGTATTCTCGCTAACGCACCAGATTACCTAACAGACGAAGGTATCCTTATCTGTGAAGTGGGTAACTCTATGGTTCACATGATGGAACAGTACCCACACATTCCATTCACTTGGATTGAGTTCGAAAATGGTGGTCACGGCGTATTCATGATCACACGCGCTCAGATGCTTGAGCACGCTGATGAGTTCTCTATCTACAAAGACTAA